The region GTCTTTTCTGGATACTGTTTGGGATCCTGTCAGAAACACATAGGCACGAGtcaggaaagaaaagagaattcAATCTTTTCATTGTAACAAACTTTGTACACGTGTTATAAACCGATGCATTGGAGGCATCACATAATCTATCGTAatatacactgtgtgtgtgtgtgtgtgtgcactgtgtgttcTTATATATAAATGGGATATATTACAGCTGAGGATGCTGAATCAGTGGAGCTGATGTGAAATAAACAGGTAGGGATTGCAAAACCGGATTTAGTGTGTTGATAATTTGCGGGAGAAATCCCCCGGGATTATTCACTTGTTTGTCACTCAAGGGAACTATTtcaaggaattaaaaaaaaaaaaaaggccaacatttcttcaactttctgcctcttcttctcggtattcttttttatttcaatgaatCTTTACTCATATTCTGTACTATGTGCCTATACGTGTCTTGCAGATATTCAGAAATAATATTACAAATTCTGACTCAAACAGTCTTTTGGAAGTTCTTTGAGGTCTCTCCAGCGAGTCGGACTCAGAAAGGCAGGGTGTCGAGGAAAAGTTTGTCAATTATTGCTGGCGGAGGGACTAGATCTTCTAGTTTAAGGTAAAAGATACGCTGCAGACCTTGGGTACATAGCGTGCGCAGTTCAGGGAGCTTTCCCAAGAGTTTTGACAAGTAGTTGGGACGATTCAATCCACCGCCATTGAATGTTACTTGATCTTTGAGGCAGTTGACTATCTTGTTTTGGAGGTCCTCGACTCTCTTCGGTTCCTTGAGTCCGTGTCGCTCTGAAACATAAGGAAAAGACATCTAAATTATTACAAATGCCtgaactttttccttttttttaacgcaGGGAGAATTTTGAAAGAGGACAGTGGCAGCGGCTTTTACGCACCTGTTACCATGGCCAGAGCTGCGATGCAGGAGAAAGCTGATATGTCTATGTTCATGCTCTGCAAGTTGGAAGAAAACTCCGCGATGGAGTCCACCCACTCTCCAAATCCACGGACGCACTGTAGCCTGTGTAACACCACTCCATTACAAAAAATAAGTTTGCCTTCCACCGGGTTGGACCTGCAATTAATAAGAAAACGCCGTTAATTACGCACGGCAATAAATGGGGATTTAAGAGCCTTCTTATTATAAGGCAGCTAATAAAACCCAAAGCAATGAAGCTTGAAGGAGGAGCTGATTATTATCTAAAGCTCGGTTTGTTTGGTTTAATAATTACGCAGCTCACCTGTATGCCAGCCGCAGAACGAAAAGTTCCAGGAAGGCGGATTCAAAGAGGAGATCTTGATCTTGTTTCGGTAGATCAGAGAAGCTGGGGATCTTCTCCGCCCAGCCCCGGATGATCTCCATGGAGCCCGTCAGGAGATCATAGAACTGCTGGATGTGCTGAGTGTTGTCTCCAGTCATTTGGTAGTCAGGGTTAGCCTGGAACtggaatttaatttaaacagcGGCTTAATGAGgtcctttaaaatatataatccGTGAAATTGCAAATGGCCATTTCCAAGAGGGAGAGAGCGCTTTTCTACTATTAAATTCATGTCTTCCTTTTATTAACTCCTCTATTTCAACGCAATTTACTTAGGAAAAAAATATGCCACATTAAAAGCCAGACAAAGTTAGGAATCCAGCGATGTGTTAGAGAAAACTTTCCAGGCAGTAAATTGTTACCTAAACGCAAGACTAAATTAAAAAGGCCGTCAATCTTATTCTTCATTCTTTTCTCCCCTCTCACTTCAAACTATTCCTCTTTTTAAGTGCTCTTTGTGCCTCTTATATTTCTTGTAAAGAGGTTCTTTACTTACCCTGGAGTAGTCCAAAGCAGACATGGAGGGGTTGGAGTCCACGTGAGCCCTAACAAGAGCGCTTATGAGGCTCACCGGCGGCGAGGGAGGGGATGGCTCCTGGGGACTTTTGGGTTTGGATGGCAGCCGTCCTCTCCGACCTTTAAGATTATCTGTCCGGACAACTGTAATGAGCAAAACAATACGACAtctaatttattaaaaacacacctcTGTTGTTGTGCGTAAATAGGCCGAATTAAAATAAGTTTGAATTAACAATCAAACACTGTTTTACGCACATGATTATGTGTGCATCAGAATGTAAAGTTCTGTTCCAAAATAAATTAAGGCATGGCCTACACGTACCTTCTCTCACCATTCCGACGACAATACACTTTTGGAAGCGACAGAACTGGCACCGGTTTCTTCGGCGTTTGTCAACAGGACAGTTTTTATTCGCTAAACAAACGTATTTGGCATTTTTCTGAACAGTGCGCTGcatggaaaaagagagaaaagcatAATGTCAGTCGGTATAGGCCTGTTGCCAAGGCTGTATAACATGCATAACACTGACTCTGAACTGATCcttcacatacacatacaccaacaaaaaataataaaatgaaaaggatATACTATCTCTCATCTCCTGTTTGAGCGCAAGAAGCAGCAAGAGGGAATATACAGTCTGCAAATACACGCTCCTGctctttcacatttttcttattCCTTTGAGATGAACTACATGACTATcatataaagttattttaggCGCGCACCTCCCTTATGGTTTTAGTGCAGCCTGCATTAAACATCtgattgaaatacattttatttttcaagtaaTGAGACTGTCTTGAAGCTCGCACGCACcgtaaaaatcaaatcaaaaatatcTTAGAGGTAATTACAGTGACATTGATTCATGCTCGCTGTCATGTCATCCCACCTTGAAAAATCCTTTGCAGCCCTCGCAGGTCCTCACTCCATAATGCTGGCATGCTGCGTTGTCCCCACACACCGCGCACAGACCCTCGTTTGACGGAGATCCTCGGGACGGGGGCGATGGCACTTGGCTGTCCACCAGCTGGTGCGCGTGGCCGAGCTGCAGGGAGTGCGGGAAGGCCAGACCCGCCTGTTTCCGGAGGGCGCTCGGCACCGCAAAACTCTGAGCGTCCAGGCCGCGGTGCACGCCGGAGTTGTCGTGGTTCATGACGTGCAGCGGCCCGTCAAAGCGCATCTGACAGCTGGAAACGGGCGTGCCGGGCGGGGACTGCTTGAAGGAAAAGAGCGAAAGCCTCGACACTGGGTTCTTGCGCTGGTCTATCATGTGAGAAGTGACATAGTTCTGGTGGAAACTGTGGAGGGAGCCCGGGTCCTCCCACATGTGATTAGGCTGAACCTGGAAGTTTGGCGTGCTCGGCGCGTGCGGAGAGGACGGTTTGAAGTACATAGGCCCAGAGTGGGCCAACATCTCTTCTGATTGAGGCGGCAGGTGACCCTGCTGATGGTAGCTGTGCATCTGGACGTCCTCCACCTTGATGGAAGACTGTTCTCCAGAGTGCGGCATTTGATACAGACAGGGCGGTTTGACGTCGTAACCGGTGTTATAGTTGTCCATGAATGTACTGAAACTCGGCAGAGAAGTAGTGGCTGTGATCTCAGTATTGGTCAAGTCCATGCTAAACTTCACAAACTCGGGTGTTAAGAAGTCGCAGCTGTATTCTCCTGCGGTGTGGTAGCTGTAACTCTGGGAGGCAGGACTCGCTCCTTGAGGTGATGATCCATACTGAGCCTGGACGCAGGGCATGGCTGAAATCAAGCGGGGAAAACACATCAGAGGAGATCTCACAAATGTTCCCAAAAGTTTCACCGTTTTTGAGAATTTTTTAAAttctagataaaaaaaattacagcGCTATAGTCATGAGTAatttcacaacaaaacaacacgcaggcataacatgtttttttaaattgtaaataatttTCCATCATACCTCAAGTCTTCTGACAGTTTTTCGGTGACACTTGAAATGGGTGATGTCAGGAGTTGTATGGCTGTCAGGATTCAAGAAAGCGGATCTGTTCTGGTTCTTCCCCTGATAAAACACATCACTTTTACATTTACTAtatcataaaagaaaacattacaaaaactgGCCCAACGATCAAGAGGAAGTCTGGTTTCACCCACACGACTGCGCaccaacacatttctttttacgCACGGCGCTTCGGAAAAATGTCCTCAAATGTTGAATGGCAACAGACAAATGCAGataattcatcttttattttgaccTAATAAAGTGTTGAGTTGATGAACTGACAAACTTCGCGCATTTAACATTAGTGGCAACTTGTCTAGAAagctttggagaaaaaaaaaacgtgaaataaaagaaacagcCAAACATCTGACCAGTCAGACCCAGATATACAGAAAGTTAGTTCAACAGTGAGAAAATACTCCCAAGTAAAAACATCCAAAGTCCCGTGGAATGCTGTGCAAATAAAGCGCAGACACGGAttaaacaataaagaaagagaTGAGTGAATCTTACCTCTTTCACATCAGGATCGTGGCTTTCAATCCATGCGATAAGCATGCAGGGGGGATTCATCAATTTGTGTAAAAGCTCCAAATCATGAGCGTAGGTACCCAACAATACCAGGCAGGCGGGCGGGCAGCTGAGCAGGCAAACCGTGTGACTCCTCGCACTGACAGCGACACGAGCTTCGACTAACCCAGTCTGGCCAATGTGGCTTTGTTTATGTGAGCTCTGGATACCGTGCCCCACGTGTTTCACAGCGTGACGTAATCGGCGTCGACACCGCCACAGACCAATCCGCTGGGGAGCCTTCTCAAGCCCCAATTCTTCTGGTGAGTATGTTTGTCTTGTGGTATGTGTTCTATGTTGCTTCCCACATGGACATTAGCAGAAATGTAGTGGAGGGTAAACCCTTCTGTGctcactccacacacacacctttgtgTTTGCAGGGGGGCTTAAGTCACGCGTGTTTTGGGCTGATATTAACCTAACTGCTAGGTTTCCAGTCTATTTATCTCACAGTGAATATAGGCTATGACtagctgtggttgtttatgcaaatgttaataaattgtgtttgtaataatttaaaccttaattttattttgtgtatttcaaCAAATTAACACC is a window of Labrus mixtus chromosome 13, fLabMix1.1, whole genome shotgun sequence DNA encoding:
- the nr4a2a gene encoding nuclear receptor subfamily 4 group A member 2a, producing the protein MPCVQAQYGSSPQGASPASQSYSYHTAGEYSCDFLTPEFVKFSMDLTNTEITATTSLPSFSTFMDNYNTGYDVKPPCLYQMPHSGEQSSIKVEDVQMHSYHQQGHLPPQSEEMLAHSGPMYFKPSSPHAPSTPNFQVQPNHMWEDPGSLHSFHQNYVTSHMIDQRKNPVSRLSLFSFKQSPPGTPVSSCQMRFDGPLHVMNHDNSGVHRGLDAQSFAVPSALRKQAGLAFPHSLQLGHAHQLVDSQVPSPPSRGSPSNEGLCAVCGDNAACQHYGVRTCEGCKGFFKRTVQKNAKYVCLANKNCPVDKRRRNRCQFCRFQKCIVVGMVREVVRTDNLKGRRGRLPSKPKSPQEPSPPSPPVSLISALVRAHVDSNPSMSALDYSRFQANPDYQMTGDNTQHIQQFYDLLTGSMEIIRGWAEKIPSFSDLPKQDQDLLFESAFLELFVLRLAYRSNPVEGKLIFCNGVVLHRLQCVRGFGEWVDSIAEFSSNLQSMNIDISAFSCIAALAMVTERHGLKEPKRVEDLQNKIVNCLKDQVTFNGGGLNRPNYLSKLLGKLPELRTLCTQGLQRIFYLKLEDLVPPPAIIDKLFLDTLPF